From the Cloeon dipterum chromosome 4, ieCloDipt1.1, whole genome shotgun sequence genome, the window gtCAATTAAACCTTTCAGAGACCCACGGCCAAGGATTTGCTGCGGTTTCCGTTTATTAGAAAAGCCAAGAAAAACTCTTACTTAGTAGACCTGATAGACAGATACAAGAAGTGGAGGACGCAGCGCAGTGAGGAGAGTGAAACTGAATCGGAGAACTCCGACTCGTAAGTTTTTACACACACAATCCACAAGAAATTCTCATATAATTCGATTCATTTTCAGCGAGGAGTCAAAGGGAGGAAGTGATTTAGACGAGCCTTGGATAATGACTGTCAAGGGTGTCCCAGGACACGCAAGTAAGCGTAAGTAGtcttgttcaattttattcttttgggcgaaaatgtgatttattttgcactaCTAGTTTCAGCGTCACAAGAGAACAGAAACAAGAATCAAGGGCAGCTGCAGGCACAGTTGAACAACTCTGGTAGTGTCAACAATCATCAGCAAAATGGTAGTAACAAGGAGCATAGAAATAGTGATAAACAGGTTTGTGCACTCCATGAGCTTTGTGAAAAGAGgttttgattcattttccaATCCAGAAACCCGTGGTGGTATCTTCAGCGCCAGCACACCATGCccctgcggctgctgctgaaaaTATCATATCAGCGCCTGCAGCGTCGAGCAAGCAGAAGCCGAGAAATCACATAGCTGAGCCAACGAAAAATAGTAGCGAATCAAAGGCGAGGCTTTCTGCCAAGACTTCATATCTAAATGACGTTATTTGCCCAATTATAAATGAGGTAGGACCCGTCTCTTGGTGCCAAGAAATTCATTCTTCaatgtttgtgttttgttGCAGCTTCATAAAAAACAAGGCATTCCTGCAGAAGAGGTCAAGGGAGCGTTTGAATTGGCGGAGAGTACAAGCCCGGGCATTAGCGACATTTTCGTCCACGCCATTGTACAAAAGCTGTTGCCATCGATATCGGAATCGAGAATTCGAAATGCcatcgataaaaatatttaggctATGGCATCACGTTGCATTAAACAGTTTTATAtaaactaaattataaaaaaaaatcagaataataTATATCTATCATTACTTTCTTCTGCTAAGAAAGCAAGTTGTATAATTTGTGTGCAAACATTTTGTTACTCTTGtttcaaatcattaaaataactaaattgaACTTACAGGGTTTCATTTCATGGACACAAATTGACTCTGGTAATAtatagagtaaaaataatttattgaaatttttcattggaaaCATTGTGATTATATTATACCCACGACAACGCCGAACCAAAACTTCATCCCAGCATTTCAAACTCATCGTCAGAATCTCCTTCAtcaactgaaattaattagaaatttttcagcCTGAGgttttagattaattaatcTGTTACCTTGATTGAAGAAGTTATTTGAATCTTCCATGGCTTTCATTGTACTCAATGAAAGATCATGAGGCCTCTCAGAGCAAATCACAAAAAGTGGTTGTTTTTCATTTACCACCAAATTATCGTGCAAGAGCTGACACAGCTTGTCCAAATCACTCTCTGTTGCGCAGAAGAAGCACTGCATACACAATTTTCATTAGAACACCCattttaaagggaaaaaatcGTTCTCACAATCGCCATTGAAGGGTCAAGGTCCAAAATTGGAGACCGCGTAGCAAACTGGCAATGGAAGGACATGTCATCCTCTTTGCTGCACTCCTTGGTTACCCTCACAGCTTGTTGCGTCTTGTGCGGATCCAGGCAGATCAGGTCGTTccctggaaaataaattaagtgtcTCTCTGAAAACTGAAATTACTAATGCAATTAAGTGCATACCGACGCAGCCAATGAAATACATGGCGTGGTTTGGCTTCCCACCTATCACGCCCAGCGATTGAGGGAATGAAAAGCACTTCTGAAATCATCATCGAGTCAGATAAATTGTTAAGCACTGACAGCAGCATCTTACTTTGATGCTCTCTGCATAGATCGGATTGATTTCACTTAAACCTAGGCGTAATGGCAGGAAGAGCAGCAGCGGGCTCCACTTGTTTTGCTTTAAACACAGTCGCTCTACAAATagcacaaattaaaacaactgtCCTTGATCACAGAAAATTGGCCGTACTTAAATCTCCTATCACTAAAGTAttgtccagcgcgacgtgaaCTTCAAGAGAGCTCCACTGGTCGTAAGGAGAGAGTTTCCTGCaggaaatttgtattaaacTTTGAActggctgaaaatttaactccTTACTTGATGACTTGAGCTACGGTGTTAGGTCCAAACCACTGACCCACCTCTTTGTTTTCCGAGGAGGCTCCCATAAGGGCGATTTGGTGTATCGAGTAGTTCGCTGATTTGTTGTCCTCAAACatgctcaaaattgaaatgtatttttggtttctttgTTCGTGATCCCACCTCCAGTCCCTGCCtaagaaattttcaggtttaaGTTAGGAAAagacttaatttatttaaatacaaaccTAGATGCATGAAGAGTAGGGCCTGTCCAATCACCATCTGGCCGCATCTGAGCATGCAGCCCCATCCTCTGTCAGTTGTGATTCCAGAATCACCAATGGGAACAAATCCTTTTCTGTAGGTGAACCATAATCTCGAAGTGATATCCTTCCGTATAGCTGCCAGTTCTGCAATtcataaaaaccaaaaatcattcaattagTATTCAAACTGTCCTTGGAAATTGATTAACAAggtttagaaaattatttttttttaaaatattaccttTGTTTGCATCGTATTTCTTTCCCAGTATCCAGACAGGATCCGAGGTGCAAGGAATGTCATCCGGTTCGCATTGCAGAGACTCGTGGGTCAGGTAAGCATCAAAAAGCATGTCCATGCCTAGACATTTATATACGACGTTTCCCATTTTGAATcacaattagtaaaaaatcgtttcaatCAGGGTTCCGAATTTTCCCCACCCGGATAAAACCCACCCGGGTTTTATTGGGTTTAACCAGGCTAAAAAACCCAATAAAACCCACTATTTTACCCAAggctccaatatttttagtatcaaaaataaaaaaaatgctggaaaataaaaaaaaattgttttttggctgtttttttaacgCTGAAAAGGtagtgctgcatttttgcacattgaaaaattggcaagtcCCGGGCCATgaggattaaatttcttcgtctcttgaaaaaaagcagtgaatagcaaattttaaaaaacccagaaaaacccaaaaaaccCCAAAAAAACCCATATTACCCCCCAATAAAACCCAGGTGGGTcgggcaaaatgtaaaaaacccGGGTTTTTCGGAACCCTGGTTTCAATCTAGTTAGGAATATATGGGAACTCAGGCTTTCCGCTCACTTATAATGTTATTGCCCTATTCTAGCGAATAGTGTGAGTCTTCCGTAATGTAATTAAATCTCGTTAGGATTTTGTAACTAGGAAAatgtttcttaattttaaaatcagtttacAAATTCAACACGAGCACTTCAGGATGTACgtaatattttactgtatatatttacattgaaaattaataatagaatgTTTGTGAAACACGATTGTAAACTTAAGTAAGAAGAATGCAGAtgataattaagaaaaaaatacatttccagcgctttaaaaatgtatttacgtGTATGTGTTTTGGCGATCTTCAGAGCCTTAAATTTCAGATACTGACTACCACAATAATGATATTTCAGTTCTTTATATTGACAAATTAATAGATGTTATATgccaagcaaaaataaaaaaatatttattgttactGGTGACTACATAATGTAATCATAGACTGTGGACCCAAAAGAAATTCTGAGCTTTTACCAATTTTGCAGGCTTCGTAGAGCAAACAGAATGGATAAACAGTTGTTTTCCATTGCCCGATAAGGTACTCGTCGCTGAATTTTGTGAAGATACGAAACATCATAAATCTATATTGTCATGGCATTAGACAATCAAACACTGGTCTATGTTTAGATATTCGagatattttcatgatttttaggaAATGGTGAAAGATGTTATTGTCGTCAAGTGGCGCTGCTctggtttgtttgtttaatatCAAGTGTGACGCACTAAACTTCCTCAGCTGTCACAccaaattaaccaaattttattgttgacaGATCAAACTTACCTGCGCTCAATGATATACTGGTTGCTTTCCGGAATTACAGGCACCGACCCTCAGCTTGAGGAAATTTCATGAGtgtttccttttgtttttatttacatgcAACATATGATTGCACGCAGCTGCAGCGCAGAACCAAATGATTGCGAAATGCTGCTGGAATGGAACTTGATTCGTATATTAAACACCACTGCTGCCAACATGAAGTGGTACAACATTCTAATGCAGTTTTTCTAGGTTTTGTTGGCAGAATTGTTTGACTGCATCGTTAAAATAGGTTTGGCTACACCTTACAAAACAAAACGGAGGTGTATCCAAAACCCCACCATCTGACTGTTTTGCCgccttaaataatttaaattacagagAGTTTTTAGCCTTTAGCGGGTATTGCGCGGCTGTCGAGTAACGAAAATTCGTCAATAATTTCCAACCTCTCtagaaaaagcaaaattaccTGACTGCATATTTCCTCGCAATTTAAATCTATTCAGCAAGAAGAAATGGCAGAATTTAGAAATCTTCAACTCACCTCTGAACTAGCACAGTCTTTAgggtattattatttgttttgagttCACTGCATTGTCTAAGTTTTTCTAAACTTACTATTGTCAACAGGATATCAGATCAAATATGTGAGGACGCATTAAACAAATCCTATGTGCTCGGTAAGAAGATACTTTCGACAAGCTCGGCGAAGCAAGACCACTTGAATAAACTGAAAGAGCAGAGCGCAGACCCCAAAGCATTCTCTCAAAAGTATCTTGAGGTCAAATCCAAAAGGTGAGacgggaaaatttaaacaaaaatgttacCTACGTAATTCTAAAATGTGCTTGCAGTTCTGACATACTGGGTTCATACGTCGAATTGCTGTCCTGTATTTCGGATGACAAGAGAGTTAAGAAAATGCTGAAATTGTGCCAACAAGAGGAGGTAGTTGCCAATGGCAATGGGCAGCAAGTTATAAGTGTTTCTACAGAAGGGCTTTCCCAGGTTTggtttatctaaaaattaatctgttaATTTAACACATCTCCTAATCAGGTGAAAAATAAGCTGAAAGCTATCACCAAGGAGTTTGAGCGCCCCTCGCACGAAAACCAATTCTCAAATGAAAGCCATGGCGTGCTTAAAAGGACAAATGGAACCATCGTGGAGCTGCCTTCGTTTCCAGAGTGGTTTCAGACACATCCTTACATGACCAATGACTTTTCCTGCGACTCCGACAAAGGTGGATCGCCGCTAACTCTAGGTATGAGAAAAGTTACCACTGCTCACAAAGCTAATGCAGCAAACGCAGTCAAGGTGCCAGTGCCATCACAGGAGCAAGCCATCGTGGCTGACTTGATCAACTGTCTCTCTGGTGTTGATGGTCAGCACATCGTCGCTGTTCCGCTGGAGGATCCCTACGCCAGGAGGGAATTTAGATTTGCTGTTGGAATGggtatttgattttgaaacgtTTTACGGTagatatttgattttgttatttggtTTGCAGATAAGTCTCTGAAAGAGCTAGCCATCAAAGTGCTGGAACTTGCCAGCCTTTATTCAACAGTGGTGCGTTTCGTCGAGCAGAAAACTGAGTTTCACTTTGGAAGAGTTAATAATTCTTTGGCGGCGGCAATGGATGAATACATCATTGATTATCTGGTGCGAAACTgaccattttttctttggaatGAACCCAACTagagattaaatttgcaggCTTTCGTCGCTCAGAACGAATCTCAGCTCCACTCTGGCAATTTTGGGATACAAAAGTTAGTCTTCAACTGCGAGTCGATGACTCAACTCTTCAGAATACTGGCCCACACGTCCCAAACTGTGAATAATGTGAGATTTCTGTGCTGAGAtccaattttccatttgataaAACAAATTCATTGCAGAACGATGCCAGGGGAGGGAGGGTCTTGACGCTACTCCACCAAATTACCCTGAGCATGGCTGGCGACAAAAGCGCTCGTGACATCTGCTTCAACCTCACTCAAAAGGCCAGCAAGCGATATTTGGAAAGTCTGGACGAATGGTTGCTCAAGGGGGTGATCAACGACCCTTTCGATGAGGTAAGACATAAGGGTGTGtcggattttaaattaattttgccatttaGTTTATGGTCGAAGACAACCAGGTTGAAACTGAAGGTGAATTGAGCACTGAAAATTGCGACGGCTACTGGGAAAAGCGGTACACCATCCGCAAAGACAGGGTTCCGTTGTTCATAGCAGATTTCGCCGAGAAAATATTGAGGACAGGAAAATACCTCAACGTCATGCAGCAGTGTGGTAAGTTTTGTCTCTAAAATCAAATGCAAACAATGCTATTCCAAATTCAATAGGTAAAAGAATTTACTCGCCACAAAAGTCGCGAACGGAATACACACTGCATGGCGGCAAATGTGAAGAGGTGATTGAAGAGGCGTACCAGTTCTCCAGCAAGATGCTATTAGAACTTTTGTTGCATGACTATGATCTCATTGGAAGGCTCAAGTAAACGTTTTCCTGTAAAACCTTTCAGAATGTAACTAAATAGAATCGTATCTCAGGTGGATGAAAAAGTTCTTCCTGTTGGAGCAAGGCGATTTCGTGTCGCGCTGTATGGACTTGTGCGACGAGACGCTGAGGAAGCCTGTCATGGATCTGGAGCCGACGAGGCTCGACTTTTTGTTCGGCTTGGTCCTTCGCACCTCCAACGTGGATACCTTGTACCTGGAAGATTTGCACACGACGCTGATCACTTGCTCCCTACCCGACCAAATCCGCAAAATTGTTTACGTCTCAAACACTGacagtaattttaaatcactagCTCTTTTCACAATGCCTAATGCAATTTACCAGACTCATTCCAATCTGATGAACTGGAGGACAAGGAACTCACCGGCTACGAAAGCTTCGCATTTTCCGCTGATGTCAAGTGGCCTCTCTCTCTAGTGATCAACAGTCACGACCATTCCAGATACCAAATGATTTTCCGACACCTGTTTTTCATCAAATACGTTGAACGGTCCCTCTGCCAGTGAGTTGATGGTTGTTTTTTAGGGTTTGCAAAGTCTATGTTTGTCTGGTTTTAACATGGTTGGtgttttccagaaaaaaagcaaatttaatttagtagtgataaatatttagtCGAATTCCTGGAAAAATACTGAtgaaatgggaaaaaatctttttcaagtaaaatgttattaatatttattattccatAATTATCTGGAATCTAGACATGAAAACGGCTTGCACGTGATAAcctattttaatatcaattatgcaatgttttgtaatttggttaaaattaactatccatatattcaaataaattaataaaatctattTGTCAAAATAGTCCATCTTCTAATTAAGTTgcttaaatgaatttttagggTTTGGAACTCAAACAAAGTCGCTCGACGGTTCTCGCCAAGGGAATCGCCGCTGTACCGGCCTGCCTTTTCACTGCGTCAGAGGATGTTGAATTTCGTGCGGGACCTGGAGTACTACATGACCAGCGAGGTCATCGAGCCAAACTGGCACATTTTCATGGAGAAGATGAAGAAAGTGAGCAGCGTCGATGATGTCCTCACTTACCACACGGACTTCATCGACCAGTGCCAGCGCGAGTGCATGCTGATGGTGCTGGAACTGCTGCAGCCGCTCAGAGAGCTTCTCGACTGCATCATGGACTTCTGCAAGTTCATCCTGGTATGTGGCGTTTTCACTTGTGTGGCTGCTTGGCTTTGACACTTCACCGCTAACCCTATTTCACTGACTTTTCTTCACATGCTGCTATCAGCACGTTCGGAATTACTTTGTGGAGGCAGAGTTAGAACTCACTGAATCTTTTGATGCAAGCGAGGTACTTGTTACACATATTTCAGGCTTCTCAGTGTTTTTCTTAGTGCATGCTTCTTACAGTTTAGAACGGGTTgtttagttttcaattttgcagtgTACTGAACTGCGAGGTGAAGAGTCCGAGGAAAGCTGGACCAGTTTCTCCGGAGAGGTCGAAAAGCACAGCAAAAAGTTTCACTCGCTCTTATTCCAATTCCTTGATCTTGTTGGATCACTGGAAAGAGACACAGCTCACGCTAGACTGTTGCTtcggtaaataaatttaattcaatttaattttatattttatctcttttttgtCATTGCAGGATGGATTTCAACTCTTTCTACAGTACTCAGAGAAAGGGCTTGCGGAATGTCTCAGAATTGTCCACTACTGGATGATACATATCATAAATTCCATgatgtaaatttatataaatattaactcTGAAACAGAAACGTTTAGtgccaaacaaaaaataactcaaaattgtaaaataaaaataattaattgttaaatcaCGTAATAAGACGATCTTTCAATAGAGTTCgctgattgaaatatttcccgCATGAATGGAATGCAACACAGGTTATTTGTATCATAATTTGTAATTCTATTATCATAACAttatagtaaatttaaaattaacgatAGGATAATCTGGTCATGAATGCAAGAAGATCATAATACTGAAAAACTAAACTAAAACGCTCAGCGGCTGTTTCAGCCTCAAGCAGGTCTCATAACAgcattttaattccaatacaaaatttcacacTAGTTCAGCTGTATCagcgttaattttaaattatacaaattttaatccgcttgtttttatctgtttaaaatttatttaagccatttttcataataacgaaaataattttttgaacacTGTTAATTTATCTTCTCCCCGAACCCAAAAAAGGCCCGGGGAATTAATAAACATTCTATGCCCATCAAACAtcattatgcaaattaaaggGAAAAATCAGCGCGCgctttgcttcaaatttaattcttaaggAGACGGTTGACGCCCCTTTTCGACGAAGACGTGCTGCCAGCTGAGTGTATGATGATAGAGACGTGATGGTTGTAGGGGgtcagatttttcaatttgggcGAGCCCTGGCCCGCACCAAAGAGTGCATAAGGATTTTCAACCTTAGAAAATATGACAGAGGTTAGTATTTAGTCAGGTGTCCCGAATTTAGCTATGTTGATTGTCGGAAATGGCAAGTAAACAGAGCCGGCACCACACTGTTCGTGCAGTAATTTGTGGATTCACACAAACCGACCCTGACCTTGCTCTTGACTCTGGTGTTATATTATTGCAGGCTACCTTCCTGCTGTGCGCCTTTACGCATCCTCGAGTTCTGGCGGAGGAAAACAGGACAAATCGGGCTCAAGTGAGGGCAGCAGCACagctaaaattattgctggcGTTGCCGTTACAGCTGCAACCGCTGCACTGgtaaaatattggcaaaattataaattctcaTATCAGTTCATACCCATTTAATGaggaatgttttattttataaaacctTCATTATTCAGGTTTACAAATCTGGCATATTTGAACCCTCTGGGCCCGACACACCGAAAAAAGTCAGGAAAACTGCCCAGCCAAGAGGCAAGTTTGCAGGAATCcctaaatattatgttttatttattttaaaacttaaatttcagTGAGAACCAGACCTCCTGTGGTGAAAGTTCCTGCTGATGCAGCTAATATTCCAAGTCAAGTACCTTACTTGCTGATTGGTGGAGGCACAGCCTCATTTGCGGCATTCCGAGCTATCAAGTCCAGAGATCCAAAGGCCAAAGTACACTCAATGCAATATTTATAAGTGGAAAATTTGGACTCGTAAATCAATTTAAGGTACTGGTTGTAACACAAGAAGGACACTTGCCCTACATGAGGCCCCCACTTTCGAAAGAACTGTGGTTCAATGATGAC encodes:
- the Atg4a gene encoding cysteine protease ATG4B, with the translated sequence MDMLFDAYLTHESLQCEPDDIPCTSDPVWILGKKYDANKELAAIRKDITSRLWFTYRKGFVPIGDSGITTDRGWGCMLRCGQMVIGQALLFMHLGRDWRWDHEQRNQKYISILSMFEDNKSANYSIHQIALMGASSENKEVGQWFGPNTVAQVIKKLSPYDQWSSLEVHVALDNTLVIGDLKRLCLKQNKWSPLLLFLPLRLGLSEINPIYAESIKKCFSFPQSLGVIGGKPNHAMYFIGCVGNDLICLDPHKTQQAVRVTKECSKEDDMSFHCQFATRSPILDLDPSMAICFFCATESDLDKLCQLLHDNLVVNEKQPLFVICSERPHDLSLSTMKAMEDSNNFFNQVDEGDSDDEFEMLG
- the LOC135944199 gene encoding gamma-tubulin complex component 2-like isoform X1 yields the protein MAEFRNLQLTSELAQSLGISDQICEDALNKSYVLGKKILSTSSAKQDHLNKLKEQSADPKAFSQKYLEVKSKSSDILGSYVELLSCISDDKRVKKMLKLCQQEEVVANGNGQQVISVSTEGLSQVKNKLKAITKEFERPSHENQFSNESHGVLKRTNGTIVELPSFPEWFQTHPYMTNDFSCDSDKGGSPLTLVKVPVPSQEQAIVADLINCLSGVDGQHIVAVPLEDPYARREFRFAVGMDKSLKELAIKVLELASLYSTVVRFVEQKTEFHFGRVNNSLAAAMDEYIIDYLAFVAQNESQLHSGNFGIQKLVFNCESMTQLFRILAHTSQTVNNNDARGGRVLTLLHQITLSMAGDKSARDICFNLTQKASKRYLESLDEWLLKGVINDPFDEFMVEDNQVETEGELSTENCDGYWEKRYTIRKDRVPLFIADFAEKILRTGKYLNVMQQCGKRIYSPQKSRTEYTLHGGKCEEVIEEAYQFSSKMLLELLLHDYDLIGRLKWMKKFFLLEQGDFVSRCMDLCDETLRKPVMDLEPTRLDFLFGLVLRTSNVDTLYLEDLHTTLITCSLPDQIRKIVYVSNTDNSFQSDELEDKELTGYESFAFSADVKWPLSLVINSHDHSRYQMIFRHLFFIKYVERSLCQVWNSNKVARRFSPRESPLYRPAFSLRQRMLNFVRDLEYYMTSEVIEPNWHIFMEKMKKVSSVDDVLTYHTDFIDQCQRECMLMVLELLQPLRELLDCIMDFCKFILHVRNYFVEAELELTESFDASECTELRGEESEESWTSFSGEVEKHSKKFHSLLFQFLDLVGSLERDTAHARLLLRMDFNSFYSTQRKGLRNVSELSTTG
- the LOC135944199 gene encoding gamma-tubulin complex component 2-like isoform X2, yielding MAEFRNLQLTSELAQSLGISDQICEDALNKSYVLGKKILSTSSAKQDHLNKLKEQSADPKAFSQKYLEVKSKSSDILGSYVELLSCISDDKRVKKMLKLCQQEEVVANGNGQQVISVSTEGLSQVKNKLKAITKEFERPSHENQFSNESHGVLKRTNGTIVELPSFPEWFQTHPYMTNDFSCDSDKGGSPLTLVKVPVPSQEQAIVADLINCLSGVDGQHIVAVPLEDPYARREFRFAVGMDKSLKELAIKVLELASLYSTVVRFVEQKTEFHFGRVNNSLAAAMDEYIIDYLAFVAQNESQLHSGNFGIQKLVFNCESMTQLFRILAHTSQTVNNNDARGGRVLTLLHQITLSMAGDKSARDICFNLTQKASKRYLESLDEWLLKGVINDPFDEFMVEDNQVETEGELSTENCDGYWEKRYTIRKDRVPLFIADFAEKILRTGKYLNVMQQCGKRIYSPQKSRTEYTLHGGKCEEVIEEAYQFSSKMLLELLLHDYDLIGRLKWMKKFFLLEQGDFVSRCMDLCDETLRKPVMDLEPTRLDFLFGLVLRTSNVDTLYLEDLHTTLITCSLPDQIRKIVYVSNTDNSFQSDELEDKELTGYESFAFSADVKWPLSLVINSHDHSRYQMIFRHLFFIKYVERSLCQVWNSNKVARRFSPRESPLYRPAFSLRQRMLNFVRDLEYYMTSEVIEPNWHIFMEKMKKVSSVDDVLTYHTDFIDQCQRECMLMVLELLQPLRELLDCIMDFCKFILCTELRGEESEESWTSFSGEVEKHSKKFHSLLFQFLDLVGSLERDTAHARLLLRMDFNSFYSTQRKGLRNVSELSTTG